The following proteins are co-located in the Myxococcus fulvus genome:
- a CDS encoding helix-turn-helix transcriptional regulator, with amino-acid sequence MEQRLATIIGNAVRAARQRLELTQADVAERVGIATEVYGRLERGHMLPSVRTLRKLCLVLNCSSDVLLGMTAGVEGAPTLAEDPPEYRERPEVRRLLRTVRKLDAPRLRLLGQVANALES; translated from the coding sequence ATGGAACAACGATTGGCCACCATCATTGGAAATGCAGTTCGCGCGGCGCGGCAGCGGCTGGAGCTCACCCAGGCCGATGTGGCCGAGCGCGTGGGCATCGCCACCGAGGTGTACGGGCGGCTGGAGCGCGGCCACATGCTCCCCAGCGTCCGCACGCTGAGGAAGCTGTGTCTGGTTCTCAACTGCTCCTCGGATGTGCTGCTGGGCATGACCGCCGGCGTCGAAGGCGCGCCCACGCTCGCCGAGGACCCGCCGGAGTACCGCGAGCGTCCCGAGGTCCGCCGGCTCTTGCGCACGGTGCGCAAGCTGGACGCGCCCCGGCTGCGCTTGCTGGGACAGGTCGCCAACGCGCTGGAGTCGTGA
- a CDS encoding HEAT repeat domain-containing protein has product MSDERPDALLKSALEKIVYFEARAEQLLSELGSTREEMEHLKRELAETHQRELKLRREVAELEVRVGRAQAEREESARLTQALRGERDQLMDRLLTASRLRASTQERDDEDDDLGFDLASFISQLRSEALLKNETGKGAAAAVMAMKVPVRAPAVPLAEPVAKAPPAVASSAPPALLEPLLEGLSPVAREAQRFLQAGRLGVSAAQLAELSGQGGLGAPTDETLFGFSVRELSAQDPAARIRAAERLKALSQPAAAPALASALHAETDSAAQVALLQAFAALCREEGAQVVSPLLSSPVPEVRIAALKALLTLAPRDAAPHLAQAMKDPDRSVRRRASLLALGLEGETARRLGEEAIHDADAEVRSLAALALGAGSGENARALLLEALGDRETRVRKAAAQSLSRILGQDVSAVVALDDTHRRREIRRLATLPVKPVRARLEEPARVVVMASAPVVTNVAPPVVVAQPVMAVAGARQGAMAPHSMGARPVAPPTHVAQAPQARSSVPSSTHVAQAPQARASVPSSTHGVQAPQSRAPVPAQPVARAAPQPVAAPPTAVAPQRAAPPPSRPAAPAPRLSPVQAALVAMGAPAPQPATRPEEPRPVAARPSASPVETLCAPMLHEVRVAVRGRSLAELTAALGVPVELAQEAITLLSARGAVVRRGHKYFAA; this is encoded by the coding sequence GTGAGCGACGAGCGTCCGGACGCGCTGCTCAAGAGCGCACTCGAGAAAATTGTCTACTTCGAGGCCCGTGCGGAGCAGTTGCTCAGCGAGCTGGGGTCGACGCGCGAGGAGATGGAGCACCTCAAGCGCGAGCTCGCGGAGACGCATCAGCGGGAGCTGAAGCTGCGGCGTGAGGTGGCGGAGCTGGAGGTGCGCGTCGGGCGCGCCCAGGCCGAGCGCGAGGAGTCGGCGCGGCTGACGCAGGCGCTGCGCGGCGAGCGCGACCAACTGATGGACCGGCTGCTGACGGCGAGCCGGCTGCGGGCCTCCACGCAGGAGCGCGACGACGAGGACGATGACCTGGGGTTCGACCTGGCGTCGTTCATCTCGCAGCTTCGCAGCGAGGCGCTGCTCAAGAACGAGACGGGCAAGGGCGCGGCGGCGGCGGTGATGGCGATGAAGGTCCCCGTGCGAGCGCCCGCGGTGCCGCTGGCCGAGCCGGTGGCGAAGGCTCCGCCCGCCGTGGCGTCGAGCGCGCCGCCCGCGTTGCTGGAGCCGCTGCTGGAGGGCTTGTCGCCGGTGGCGCGCGAGGCGCAGCGCTTCCTGCAGGCGGGGCGGCTGGGCGTGAGCGCGGCGCAGCTGGCGGAGCTGTCCGGGCAGGGTGGGCTGGGGGCTCCGACGGACGAGACGCTGTTCGGGTTCTCGGTGCGGGAGCTTTCGGCGCAGGACCCCGCGGCGCGCATCCGCGCGGCGGAGCGGCTCAAGGCGCTGTCGCAGCCCGCGGCGGCTCCGGCGTTGGCGAGCGCGCTGCACGCGGAGACGGACTCGGCGGCGCAGGTGGCGCTGCTCCAGGCGTTCGCGGCGCTGTGCCGCGAGGAGGGCGCGCAGGTGGTGTCGCCGCTCTTGTCCTCGCCGGTGCCGGAGGTGCGCATCGCGGCGCTCAAGGCGCTGTTGACGCTGGCGCCCCGGGACGCGGCGCCGCACCTGGCGCAGGCGATGAAGGACCCGGACCGCTCGGTGCGTCGGCGCGCGTCGCTGCTGGCGCTGGGGCTGGAGGGCGAGACGGCGCGCCGGCTGGGCGAGGAGGCCATCCACGACGCGGACGCGGAGGTCCGCTCGCTGGCGGCGCTGGCGCTCGGCGCGGGCAGTGGTGAGAACGCGCGGGCCTTGTTGCTGGAGGCGCTCGGGGACCGCGAGACGCGCGTGCGCAAGGCGGCGGCGCAGAGCCTGTCGCGCATCCTGGGTCAGGATGTGTCCGCCGTCGTCGCACTGGACGACACGCACCGGCGCCGTGAGATTCGTCGGCTGGCGACGTTGCCGGTGAAGCCCGTGCGCGCGCGGCTCGAGGAGCCGGCGCGAGTGGTGGTCATGGCCTCGGCCCCAGTGGTCACGAATGTGGCGCCCCCGGTCGTGGTGGCCCAGCCCGTGATGGCCGTGGCGGGAGCCCGTCAGGGCGCGATGGCGCCGCACTCGATGGGGGCTCGTCCCGTCGCGCCGCCGACGCACGTGGCGCAGGCCCCGCAGGCCCGTTCCTCGGTGCCTTCGTCGACGCATGTGGCGCAGGCCCCGCAGGCTCGTGCCTCGGTGCCTTCGTCGACGCATGGAGTGCAGGCGCCTCAGTCCCGCGCCCCGGTTCCCGCGCAGCCCGTGGCCCGCGCGGCGCCCCAGCCCGTGGCGGCCCCTCCGACGGCGGTCGCCCCGCAGCGCGCCGCGCCTCCGCCTTCCCGTCCCGCCGCTCCGGCGCCCCGGCTCTCGCCCGTCCAGGCGGCCCTCGTGGCCATGGGCGCCCCGGCGCCGCAGCCCGCGACGCGCCCCGAGGAGCCCCGGCCCGTCGCCGCGCGCCCGAGCGCCTCTCCCGTCGAGACCCTCTGTGCCCCCATGCTCCACGAGGTCCGCGTGGCGGTCCGTGGTCGCTCGCTCGCCGAGCTGACGGCCGCCCTGGGGGTGCCCGTCGAGCTCGCTCAGGAAGCAATCACCCTGCTCTCAGCCCGGGGGGCCGTGGTCCGAAGGGGACACAAATACTTCGCCGCTTGA
- a CDS encoding ParA family protein: MEAPTYSSKQVAEMLGVSPKAIPEDARKDVYTPDDVWDLRTTLNRFPAKVGHRRQLFLNFKGGTGKTSLSTSYAWRVAELGYSVLLIDLDSQGHATKCLGYEGEEFEKTLLDVLVRKTPLVKVIQKSPLPNLDFVPSNLSMSTMDLSLMPMAGREFKLRNALKDVEAQYDVIVFDAPPSFGLLNLNALMAANDLFVPVLADFLSFHGLKLLFETVQSLEEDLNHVLDHVFIVVNSFNATFKLAKEALEALQTHYPEFLLPTIIRQCTKFAQASSEGRPVFVADPTSKGANDIQAMIDNVLPRLVAAAAAAPKKGTQQAG; the protein is encoded by the coding sequence ATGGAAGCGCCGACATACAGCTCGAAGCAGGTGGCCGAGATGCTCGGCGTGTCTCCGAAAGCGATTCCGGAGGACGCGAGGAAGGACGTGTACACCCCGGACGACGTCTGGGACCTGCGCACGACGCTCAACCGCTTCCCGGCCAAGGTGGGCCACCGCCGCCAGCTCTTCCTGAACTTCAAGGGTGGCACCGGCAAGACGTCCCTGTCCACGTCCTACGCGTGGCGCGTGGCGGAGCTGGGCTACTCGGTGCTCCTCATCGACCTGGACAGCCAGGGCCACGCCACCAAGTGCCTGGGCTACGAGGGCGAGGAGTTCGAGAAGACGCTGCTCGACGTGCTGGTGCGCAAGACGCCCCTGGTCAAGGTCATCCAGAAGTCCCCGCTGCCCAACCTGGACTTCGTCCCGTCCAACCTCAGCATGTCCACCATGGACCTCTCGCTGATGCCCATGGCCGGCCGCGAGTTCAAGCTGCGCAACGCCCTCAAGGACGTGGAGGCGCAGTACGACGTCATCGTCTTCGACGCGCCGCCGTCCTTCGGCCTGCTCAACCTCAACGCGCTGATGGCCGCCAACGACCTGTTCGTCCCCGTGCTGGCGGACTTCCTGTCGTTCCACGGCCTGAAGCTGCTGTTCGAGACCGTGCAGAGCCTGGAGGAGGACCTCAACCACGTGCTGGACCACGTGTTCATCGTGGTGAACTCCTTCAACGCCACCTTCAAGCTGGCGAAGGAGGCGCTGGAGGCGCTCCAGACGCACTACCCGGAGTTCCTGCTGCCGACCATCATCCGGCAGTGCACCAAGTTCGCCCAGGCCTCGAGCGAGGGGCGCCCGGTCTTCGTCGCGGACCCCACGTCGAAGGGCGCCAACGACATCCAGGCCATGATTGACAACGTCCTGCCGCGCCTCGTCGCCGCGGCCGCCGCCGCCCCGAAGAAGGGCACCCAGCAGGCTGGCTGA
- a CDS encoding extensin-like protein translates to MKKAFEQNVSRAKPRLRLGAFTGAAEQPEPTEPPEQAADVASREPPSADLSAEVRARIERARAPRPTAAEAMEVALSQPEGPRAREPVFTQQVAEPVTYASPEPEAAVYDDGVSEAPVTFAAPPTMAFHLDGLEAEQSSEAHPMTQGSPHASLPHVTATVAEPVARVEAPPQEVEVQTPAPPREEAMDSDARRERLKARLKAVRENPRPEPLPATVAEAGQRAVERITHLQAELVKVKAANLSLTQELEVARRQAEKATEEARLRMDEARRLSAEMEGRVKLLADLERELAALEGERDEALLSLQENRQALQASAKEHEKLEEEVVRGKQALVDSLAEEERLATELESAKDESMSLRRAVEALQGERDVLAQQVASLTAERAELLEARKALEAVHRALSQAASR, encoded by the coding sequence ATGAAGAAAGCCTTCGAACAGAACGTGTCTCGCGCCAAGCCGCGCCTCCGCCTGGGGGCGTTCACCGGCGCCGCCGAGCAGCCCGAGCCCACCGAGCCTCCCGAGCAGGCCGCCGACGTCGCTTCCCGCGAGCCGCCGAGCGCCGACCTGTCCGCGGAGGTCCGCGCCCGCATCGAGCGCGCCCGCGCTCCTCGTCCCACCGCCGCCGAGGCGATGGAGGTGGCGCTGTCCCAGCCCGAGGGGCCGCGCGCGCGGGAGCCGGTGTTCACCCAGCAGGTCGCCGAGCCGGTGACGTACGCGTCGCCGGAGCCGGAGGCCGCGGTCTACGACGACGGGGTGAGTGAGGCGCCCGTCACCTTCGCTGCTCCGCCCACCATGGCGTTCCACCTGGACGGCCTCGAGGCCGAGCAGTCGTCGGAGGCGCACCCCATGACGCAGGGCTCTCCCCACGCTTCGCTTCCCCACGTCACCGCCACCGTCGCGGAGCCCGTGGCCCGCGTCGAGGCGCCGCCGCAGGAGGTGGAGGTGCAGACGCCCGCGCCGCCGCGCGAGGAGGCGATGGACTCGGACGCGCGCCGTGAGCGGCTCAAGGCCCGGCTCAAGGCGGTGCGCGAGAATCCGCGTCCGGAGCCCCTGCCGGCCACCGTCGCGGAGGCGGGTCAGCGCGCGGTCGAGCGCATCACCCACCTGCAGGCCGAGCTGGTGAAGGTGAAGGCGGCGAACCTGTCCCTCACGCAGGAGCTGGAGGTGGCGCGCCGTCAGGCGGAGAAGGCCACCGAAGAGGCTCGGCTGCGCATGGACGAGGCGCGCCGGCTGTCGGCGGAGATGGAGGGCCGCGTGAAGCTGCTCGCGGACCTGGAGCGGGAGCTCGCGGCGCTGGAGGGTGAGCGCGACGAGGCGCTCTTGTCCCTCCAGGAGAATCGCCAGGCGCTCCAGGCCTCCGCGAAGGAGCACGAGAAGCTCGAGGAGGAGGTCGTCCGGGGCAAGCAGGCCCTGGTGGACAGCCTCGCCGAGGAGGAGCGGCTCGCCACCGAGCTCGAGTCCGCGAAGGACGAGTCGATGTCGCTGCGCCGCGCGGTGGAGGCGCTGCAGGGAGAGCGGGACGTGCTCGCCCAGCAGGTGGCCTCGCTCACCGCCGAGCGCGCCGAACTGCTCGAGGCCCGCAAGGCGCTCGAGGCCGTGCACCGCGCGCTGAGCCAGGCCGCGTCGCGCTGA